ACCAGATCGTCGCGCTGCAGAAGGGCAAGACCGGCGCGCTGATCGAATGGGCGGCGCAGGCCGGGGCGGTGATGGCCGGGGCCGATCCCGCGCCGCTGCGGCGCTACGGCGAAAACCTGGGCCTGGCCTTCCAGATCGCCGACGACATCCTGGATGTCGAGGGCGATGCCGAAACGGTGGGCAAGGCGGTGGGCAAGGATGCCGGGCGCGGCAAGGCGACCTTTGTCAGCCATCTGGGGCTGGACGGGGCGAAACGCCGCGCCGCCGAGCTGGTGACCGCCGCCTGCGACGCGCTATCGTGTTACGGCGCGGGCGCGGAAACCTTGCGGCAGGCGGCCCGCTTCGTTATCACGCGCCGCACCTGACATTTAGGCCGCCGACATGTCCAAACGCCCCGACACCCCGATCCTCGACCGTGTGACCGGCCCCGACGATCTCAAGCGCCTCAGCGATGCCGAGCTGCACCAGCTGGCGCGCGAGCTGCGCGCCGAGACCATCAGCGCGGTATCGGAAACCGGTGGGCATCTGGGCGCGGGGCTGGGCGTGGTGGAACTGACCGTCGCGCTGCACGCGGTGTTCGATGCGCCGCGCGACAAGATCATCTGGGATGTCAGCCACCAGTGCTATCCGCACAAGATCCTGACCGGGCGGCGTGACCGGATTCGCACGCTGCGGATGGAGGGCGGGCTGTCGGGCTTCACCAAGCGATCCGAGTCGCCCTATGACCCGTTCGGCGCCGCGCATTCCAGCACCTCGATCAGCGCGGCACTGGGTTTTGCCGTGGCGCGCGACCTGGGGGGTGCCTGCGAGACCGGCCATGGTGACGCCATCGCGGTGATCGGCGATGGCGCGATGAGCGCCGGCATGGCCTATGAAGCGCTGAACAACGCCGGCCATCTGAAAAAGCGGCTGATCGTCATCCTGAACGACAACGAGATGTCGATCGCCCCGCCCACCGGTGCCTTGTCCAACTACCTGTCGCGGCTTTATGCCGAGGCGCCGTTCCAGGATCTCAAGGCCGCCGCCAAGGGCGCGGTCAGCCTGCTGCCCGAACCGTTCCGCGAGGGCGCTAAGCGCGCCAAGGAAATGCTCAAGGGTATGACCGTCGGCGGCACGCTGTTCGAAGAGCTGGGGTTTTCCTATGTCGGGCCGATCGACGGGCATGACCTGGACCAGCTGCTGCCGGTGCTGCGCACGGTGCGGCAGCGGGCGACGGGCCCGATCCTGATCCACGCCATCACCAAGAAGGGCAAGGGCTATGGCCCGGCCGAGGACAGCGCCGACCGCGGCCATGCCCGGGCCAAGTTCGATGTCGTCACCGGCAAGCAGCAGAAGGCGCCGTCGAACGCGCCCAGCTACACCCGCGTCTTCGCGGATGCGCTGATCCAGGAGGCCGCCGGCGATCCGCGGATCTGCGCCGTCACCGCCGCGATGCCCGACGGCACCGGGCTGGATCTGTTCGCCGAACGCTATCCCAGCCGCTGTTTCGACGTCGGCATCGCCGAACAGCATGGCGTCACCTTCTGTGCCGGCCTGGCGGCAGGCGGCATGCGGCCGTTCTGCGCGATGTATTCGACCTTCCTGCAGCGCGGCTATGACCAGGTGGTGCATGACGTGGCGATCCAGCGGCTGCCGGTGCGGTTCGCCATCGACCGCGCGGGGCTGGTGGGGGCGGACGGCGCGACCCATGCCGGCAGCTACGACATCGCCTACATGGCCAACCTGCCGGGCATGGTGGTGATGGCCGCCGCCGACGAGGCCGAGCTGAAGCACATGGTGGCCACGGCGGCCGCCCATGACAGCGGCCCGATCGCGTTCCGCTATCCGCGCGGCGAGGGTGCGGGCGTCGAGATGCCCGAACGCGGGCAGGTGCTGGAGATCGGCAAGGGCCGGATGATCCGGCAGGGTCAGGGCGTGGCGCTGCTGTCTTTCGGCACGCGCCTGTCCGAGGTGCTGAAGGCCTGCGAGGCGCTCGAGGCGCGGGGCATTTCACCGACGGTGGCCGATGCGCGTTTCGCCAAGCCGCTGGACCGCAACCTGATCCTGCAACTGGCGGCCGGTCACGATGCGCTGATCACCATCGAGGAAGGCGCGGTGGGCGGGTTCGGCAGCCATGTGGCGCAATTGCTGGCCGAAGAAGGCGTGTTCGACCGCGGGCTGAAATACCGCTCGATGGTGCTGCCCGACATCTTCATCGACCAGGCCAGCCCGCGCGCGATGTACGACGTCGCCGCGCTGAACGCCGAACATATCGAGGCCAAGGTGCTGACGGTGCTGGGGGTCGAGACGCTGGGCAAGCGGGCCTGAGCGGTCAGGTGACGCCGGCCACGACACCGGCGCCTGCCAGCACCATGACAGCCAGGACGACATAGCCGGCCAGGACATAGGCGCCGTCGCGGGTCATCAGCCCGAAGGCGATCAGCGACACCGCGCCAGCGCCAAAGGACGTCACGAAGGGCAGCAATTCCAGGAACGGCCAGGTCAGTGCGGTTGCGGCGATCATCGCAAAGGCCAGTTGGCGCAGCGGAATGCCGGTCAGAAGATGCAGCCGCGCCTGGCTGTGGCGGTCGATCCAGGCCGCCGGGCGTTGCAGGAACGCGATGGCGCGGCACATGCGGTGCGCCGAAAGGCTGCGGCGGCGCAGAACGCCGGGCAGCCACAGGTGGCGCCGTCCCACCAGCCCCTGCAACGCGCAAGACAGGATGATCAGGGCGCCCAGCGTCGGTGTCCCGGGCACGCCCGAGACCGGTGAGACAAGGATCAGCGCCGGGATCAGGATGGCCGGCGCGAATGACCGGTCGCCGATCTCGTCCAGGATGTCGGCGACGGAAACGCGTGCCTGCCCGTCGTCCGGCGTCATCGCCCGCAACAGGTCGCCCAGGCTGTCGGGCTTTTCCGCCATCGGTTCAGCCGGTCTCGTCCGCCAGCATCGCCCGCAGCCCGCTGCGGTAGTCGGGATGGATCAGCCGCACCCCCAGTTCGTCCTTGATGCGGTCGTTCCGGACACGTTTGCTTTCGGCGTAGAAGCTGCGCGCCATCGGCGTCAGGTCGGCCTTGTCGAAGGGCACTTCCGGCGGCGGGTCGACCCCCAGCAATTCGGCGGCAAAGGCCAGCACGTCCTGCGGCGGGGCGGGGTCGTCGTCGCACAGGTTGTAGACCGCGCCGGGATCGGGCCGCGCGATCGAGGCGGCCAGCACCTGGGCGATGTCATCGACATGGATGCGCGAAAAGACCTGGCCGGGCTTGATGATGCGGCGCGCGGTGCCGGCCTTGACCTTGGCGAACGGGCCGCGGCCCGGGCCGTAGATCCCCGCCAGCCGGAAGATGTGCAGCGGCAGGCCGGGAATGGCCCGCCATTCCGCCTCGGCCGCGACGCGGGCGCGTCCGCGCCGGGTGGACGGGGTCAGCGCCGTGTTCTCGTCGACCCAGCCGCCATCGTGGTCGCCATAGACGCCGGTGGTGGACAGATACCCGGCCCAATCCAGCGCCCCGGCGCGCGCCCGGATCGCCTCGCCCGCCAGCGCCAGCGACGGATCGCCGCCGTCGTCCGGTCCGGCCGAGATCAGCAGGTGGGTCGAACGCGCCAGCGCCTCGCTCACCAGGTCGGCATCCCACAGCACCGGGGTGACGTTCTGATCGGCCAGCGCTTCGGCCTTGTCGAGGCTGCGGGTGGTGCCGAAGACGTGCCAGCCCTGCGGCAGCAGGAGCCGGGTCAGCGCCTGCGCCGAATAGCCGTGTCCAAGCGAGAGCAATGTGCCGGTCATGGCGCATAGGTGACGCGACCGCCGAGGTTTTGCAAGCCCGTGGGACCCTGCGCTAGGATGCGGCCATGACCCGCAAGCCCGATCTCGACAGCGCCTATGCGCTGGATGGCCCCGAAGACAACCGGCGGCTCTATGCCGAATGGGCCGAAACCTATGACAGCGACTTCGCCGAAGCCATGGCCTACCGGTTACCGCAGGCCGTGGCCGAAGGTTTTGTGCGGACAGGCGGGCGGGGGCCGGTCATCGATCTGGGCGCCGGGACGGGCCTGTGCGGCGCGGCGCTGGCGGGGCTCGGCATCGGGCCGGTCGACGGCACCGACCTGTCGCCCGAGATGCTGGCTCGGGCCGGACGGCGCGGTTGCTATGCCCGGCTGTTTCCCGGGGATCTTCTGGATCGGCTGCCGGTGGCCGATGGCGCCTATGCCGGCGCCGTCAGTTCGGGCACCTTCACCCATGGCCATGTCGGCCCCGAGGCGCTGGACGAGGTGCTGCGCGTGGTGCGGCCCGGCGGATGGGTCGTGTTGTCGGTCAACGCCGCGCATTGGCGGGCGCGCGGCTTTGCCGATGCTTTCGCGGCTCTGGCCGACCGGATCGCCGGCCTCGGCCTGCCCGAGGTGCCGATCTATGATGCGGGCACCGGCACCCATGCACGGGACCGCGCCATCCTCGCCACCTTCCGCAAGGCCTAGCGCGCGTAGTCCGAGCCTTCCGCGTCCAGGATCGCCTTCAACTCGGCCAGGTGGCGGATATCCTGTTCGGGATAGGCGGCGATCTCGTCCGCGGTCTTGGCGGCGATGGCATCGGGCAGGATGGCCAGCGGCCGACCGGTCTGAAGGGCGCGGATATAGACCTCGCAGGCGCGTTCGAAGAAATACAGCCGGTTCCAGGTCTGCGCGACGGTCTGCCCGATCACCATGATGCCGTGATTGCCCATGATCATAACGGTCTTCCTGGGGTCGCCGAACAGCTGCGCGCAGCGCTCGCCCTCTTCCTCGAAAGCCAGCCCGCCGTAATTGTCATCGACCACCTGCCGGTCAAAGAACATCGCGGCGTTCTGGTCGAGCGGTGGCAGCACCTTGTCCTGCAGGCAGGCCAGAACCGTGGCATGGACCGAATGCACATGCATGGCGCAGCGCGCATGCGGGCAATGGCGGTGCAGCGCGCCGTGCAGACCCCAGGCGGTGGGATCGGGCGCGTCGGGTCCCTGCAGCGTCTCGGGGTCGTTGGCGTCGATCAGCAGCAGGTCGCTGGCGCGCACGCGGCTGAAATGCACCTGGTTGGGGTTCATCAGGAACCGCGTGCCATCCTCGTTCACCGATAACGAGAAATGGTTCGACACGCCTTCGTGCATGTTCAGCCGGGCGGTCCAGCGGAACGTCGCCGCCAGGTCCACTCGCTCCTGCCAGAACTCGATATTCGCGATGCCCGCCGGTGCGTTCATGTCCAGGTCCTCCTGCTTGCCATTGCGCGGCAGCGGCGAAGGTCTGTCAATCCGTCAAGCTTCATCTGGCCGAAAATATCCCGGGGGAGTCGCGGCTTGCCGCGACGGGGGCAGCGCCCCCGACGCCCGCTCACAACGGGCGCGAGGGCACCCAGGCATAGCCGTCGGGACACAGAAGATAGGCCTCGCGCAGCCCGTGCGGTTTGTCGGTGGGTGGCTGCAGGACAGTCATGCCGTGCGCTTCGGCGACGGCCGCCGCTGCGTCCGGGTCGCTGTCATACAGCCGCAATTCCGCACCCGCACCGCGCGGCGGGTTTTCTGGCAGCAGCGCCAGATAGGGATTGGCCGCATAGGTGCCGTCGCCGTGCAACTGGAACACCGCATCGCCGTAGCGCAGGATGGCGAAATCGCGGCTGACCCGATTGGCCTTCATCCCGAACACGCCCGCCAGCATCGCAACCTGCGCAGGCACGTCGCGCACCAGCAGGTTCAGCCCCATTCCGCGCAGTCCGGCGCCGAATTCCGCGGCGGAAACGGTCTCGTAATCCATGTCAGACCTCCTGACCTACCGCGCAGCTTGAACCCGCCTGCGTTCCCTGTCAACGTGCGCGCAAATCCGAGGGGCCCATGCAGCAGAACCGAACCAGCGATCTAGACGTCGTCACACCCGACCCGGTCGCGCCCGAGGGCTTCGATGCCGCGCGTCCGGCGGTCGACCGACTGTGCGCGCTTTACGACCAGGCCGTGACCTTTCTGCGCGACCGGTTTCTGGGCGCGATGGCCAAGGGCCACCCCGGAGTGCGTTACCGCGCGTTCTATCCGGAGATCCGCATCACCACGACCACCTTCGCCAAGGTCGACAGCCGTCTGAGCTTTGGCCATGTCGCAGCGCCCGGGACCTATGCAGCCACCGTCACGCGGCCGCGAATGTTCCGCCACTACCTCGACCAGCAGATCAAGCTGCTGTTGGACAATCACGGTGTATCGGTGCAGGTCGGTCTGTCCGACACGCCGATGCCGGTGCATTTCGCGGTGGCCAATTTCCCGGACATCACCGTACCGCAGGAAGGCGCGTCGGATTTCATTCTGCGTGACGTCTTCGACGTGCCGGACCTGACGACGACCAATGACGACATCGTCAACGGCGTGGCGCAGCCCGCCGCCGACGGCGCGCTGCCACTGGCGCCCTTCACGGCGCAGCGCGTGGATTATTCGCTGGCGCGGCTGGCGCATTATACCGCCACCGATCCCGAGCATTTCCAGAACCACGTTCTGTTCACCAACTACCAGTTCTATGTCAGCGAATTCGAGGCCTATGCCCGCGCCATGCTGGCCGATGAAGGCAGCGGCTATACGAGTTTCGTCAGCACCGGCAATGCCGAGATCACGCAGGCGGATGCGCCGCTGCCCGACACCCCCAAGATGCCGCAGATGCCGACCTATCATCTGAAACGGGCGAACGGCGCGGGGATCACGCTGGTCAATATCGGCGTCGGCCCGTCCAACGCCAAGACGGCGACCGACCATATCGCCGTGCTGCGCCCGCATGCCTGGGTCATGGTCGGGCATTGCGCGGGCCTGCGGAATTCGCAGTCGCTGGGCGATTTCGTGCTGGCCCACGCCTATCTGCGCGAGGACCGGGTGCTGGACGACGATCTGCCGGTCTGGGTGCCGATCCCGGCGCTGGCGGAAATCCAGATCGCGCTGGAACAGGCGGTCGCGGTCGAGACTCAACTGGCGGGCTACGACCTGAAACGCGTGATGCGGACCGGCACGGTGGCCAGCGTGGACAACCGCAATTGGGAATTGCGCGAACATTCCGGCCCGGTGCAGCGGCTGAGCCAGTCGCGCGCCATCGCCCTGGACATGGAATCGGCCACCATCGCCGCCAACGGCTTCCGGTTCCGGGTACCTTACGGCACGCTGTTGTGCGTGTCCGACAAACCCCTGCATGGCGAATTGAAGTTGCCCGGCATGGCGTCGGACTTCTACAAGACCCAGGTCGCGCGCCATCTGATGATCGGAATCCGGGCGATGGAGAATCTCCGGGAAATGCCGCTGGAACGCATTCACAGCCGGAAATTGCGCTCTTTCGAGGAGACCGCTTTCCTCTGACGGGCCTCTGACGCGGCGGAAACCGGCCAAAATGCCTTATTTTGTGGGTCGAAAGCACACCAAGTGTTGTATTTCGACGCAAGATGGGGCTATTTTCTGCCAATGGGGCCCAAGCAATGGGCAGTGAAGGAGACCATGAAATGGCGAAGCCGATGACCAAGACCCAGCTGGTGGCAGCACTGGCGGAAAAGATGGACACCGACAAGAAGACGGCCAACACCGCCCTCGAAGCGCTGACCGACCTGATCACCTCGGAAGTTTCCGGCGGTGGTGCCGTGACCCTGCCGGGCGTCGGCAAGATCTACTGCCGCGAGCGCCCCGAGCGCATGGTGCGCAACCCCGCCACCGGCGAACAGATCAAGAAAGAAGCCGACAAGCAGGTCAAGATGACCATCGCAAAAGCGCTGAAGGACAGCGTGAACGGCTGACACCGTTAGCAGGTGCTGGTTTTCGAGTTGAGGGTCGCCATCGGCGGCCCTTTTTCCTTTCTTTTCCCGAATTCAGGACGGACGCGATGAAAACACCCGCTCATGTCACCGACTACAAGATATTCAGCGACACCGATCCCGTTGCCCTTGCGCAGGCCGTCGTCTCGGCGATCCACGACGGCTGGCAGCCTTGGGGTGCGCTGACCGTCGCCGACGGCCAGGGCGATGCGCGGTATTCGCAGGCGATGGTGCGCTATGCCGAATGGGCGTGACGGGCTATCCGGCGAACACCGCTGAAGGACAGGTGTCGTAGGCGCGCATGCCCGCCTTGCGAAAGGCCGCCTCGAGCGTGTCCGAGATGAAGATCTGGCGCGGCAGCATGCGATCGACCCAGATCTGCCGCCTTTCGATGGCGTCGCCGCGCCAGGCGATGTCGGGATCGCCGGGATAGGTGTAATAGACCGGTTTTCCCCCGATCATCTTGGGTGTGACGTTCGATGCCTCGGGCACCACCCCGTCGGTCAGATCGCCGGCGACGAACAGGAAGAATTGCCCATCGATCACGCTGCCGTCCAGCAGCGTCAGGTCCAGCGGCACGAAATGGTGAGGCACACGGTCGTTGGCTTCGATCAGCGCGCGGACTCGGCGGCTGACGATCAGGTCGGAATTCCAGCGTCCGGCCACCAGGTCGGGCAGCACTCCGCCGGGTTGCAGCCGCCCGTCGCGCATGCGGTAGGGGATGGGCCCGGTCAGGGCGGGCGGTTTTCCATGCGCCTTGCCCAGCCCGGCATAGTCCGAGGTCTGCCGGTCGCGTGGCCAGACGTCTTCCCAATGGATGTGGTCGGGCTTGTAGGTGTGGACCTTCAGCAGGAATGGCATCGGTGCGTCATCGACCCCGAAGTGCCGCCAGGCTGGCTTTCTGCCGTCCCTGGACGTCGAAGTTTTCCGGCGCCAGCCAGGCCTGGAATCCCGCCTTGATCGCGGGCCATTCGCTGTCGATGATCGAATACCACGCGGTGTCGCGGTTGCGGTGCTTGGTGACCTGGGCCTGGCGAAAGATGCCTTCGAAGGTGAAGCCCAACCGCAGCGCCGCGGCGCGCGACGGCGCGTTCAGCGCGTTGCATTTCCATTCATAGCGGCGATAGCCCAGGTCGTCGAAGACATGCGCCATCATCAGGTACTGCACCTCGGTCGCGGCGACGGTGCCCTGCAGGGCGGGTGAAAAATGGATATAGCCGATCTCGATCACGCCGTGCGCCGGAGTGATGCGCAGGAAGGAACAGAAACCCGCCGGCACGCCGTCGCGCGACACGGTGTAGAACAGCGGGTCGCGGCTGGCGGCGCGGGTCTCGGTCCAGCGTTCCGCATCCGCCGGGTCGGCAAAGGGTTCGTCCTCGCCCAGATAGGTCCAGCCGGCGGGGTCGGTGAAACAGGCGAAAAAGCCCGGCGCGTGGTCCGGCACCATCGGCACCAGCGACACGGTCCGGCCGTGAAGCGGTGTGTGCGGTGGGGTGGGACGTGGAAGATCAGTCGAAACGGGCAGCCCGATGGGCTGCCCGAACGCGTTCACAGGAAAGGGCGTGTCAGCCGAAGACACGGGTCAGTGCGCCGTCCACCGCATCGACGATCTGGTCCAGGTCGTCTTTCTTGGCGATCAGCGCGGGCGAGAAACACAGCGTGTTGTTGTAGCCCGGAACCGACCGGTTGGTCGCGCCGATGATCACGCCCTGGCCCATGCAATCGGCCACGACCGCCTGCACCATCTTTTCCGGCGCCGGCGTGCGGGTGTCGCGGTC
This sequence is a window from Thalassococcus arenae. Protein-coding genes within it:
- a CDS encoding exopolysaccharide biosynthesis protein, which produces MAEKPDSLGDLLRAMTPDDGQARVSVADILDEIGDRSFAPAILIPALILVSPVSGVPGTPTLGALIILSCALQGLVGRRHLWLPGVLRRRSLSAHRMCRAIAFLQRPAAWIDRHSQARLHLLTGIPLRQLAFAMIAATALTWPFLELLPFVTSFGAGAVSLIAFGLMTRDGAYVLAGYVVLAVMVLAGAGVVAGVT
- a CDS encoding SDR family oxidoreductase, which gives rise to MTGTLLSLGHGYSAQALTRLLLPQGWHVFGTTRSLDKAEALADQNVTPVLWDADLVSEALARSTHLLISAGPDDGGDPSLALAGEAIRARAGALDWAGYLSTTGVYGDHDGGWVDENTALTPSTRRGRARVAAEAEWRAIPGLPLHIFRLAGIYGPGRGPFAKVKAGTARRIIKPGQVFSRIHVDDIAQVLAASIARPDPGAVYNLCDDDPAPPQDVLAFAAELLGVDPPPEVPFDKADLTPMARSFYAESKRVRNDRIKDELGVRLIHPDYRSGLRAMLADETG
- a CDS encoding class II aldolase and adducin N-terminal domain-containing protein; translation: MNAPAGIANIEFWQERVDLAATFRWTARLNMHEGVSNHFSLSVNEDGTRFLMNPNQVHFSRVRASDLLLIDANDPETLQGPDAPDPTAWGLHGALHRHCPHARCAMHVHSVHATVLACLQDKVLPPLDQNAAMFFDRQVVDDNYGGLAFEEEGERCAQLFGDPRKTVMIMGNHGIMVIGQTVAQTWNRLYFFERACEVYIRALQTGRPLAILPDAIAAKTADEIAAYPEQDIRHLAELKAILDAEGSDYAR
- a CDS encoding DUF1737 domain-containing protein; this encodes MKTPAHVTDYKIFSDTDPVALAQAVVSAIHDGWQPWGALTVADGQGDARYSQAMVRYAEWA
- a CDS encoding GNAT family N-acetyltransferase, which codes for MSLVPMVPDHAPGFFACFTDPAGWTYLGEDEPFADPADAERWTETRAASRDPLFYTVSRDGVPAGFCSFLRITPAHGVIEIGYIHFSPALQGTVAATEVQYLMMAHVFDDLGYRRYEWKCNALNAPSRAAALRLGFTFEGIFRQAQVTKHRNRDTAWYSIIDSEWPAIKAGFQAWLAPENFDVQGRQKASLAALRGR
- the dxs gene encoding 1-deoxy-D-xylulose-5-phosphate synthase is translated as MSKRPDTPILDRVTGPDDLKRLSDAELHQLARELRAETISAVSETGGHLGAGLGVVELTVALHAVFDAPRDKIIWDVSHQCYPHKILTGRRDRIRTLRMEGGLSGFTKRSESPYDPFGAAHSSTSISAALGFAVARDLGGACETGHGDAIAVIGDGAMSAGMAYEALNNAGHLKKRLIVILNDNEMSIAPPTGALSNYLSRLYAEAPFQDLKAAAKGAVSLLPEPFREGAKRAKEMLKGMTVGGTLFEELGFSYVGPIDGHDLDQLLPVLRTVRQRATGPILIHAITKKGKGYGPAEDSADRGHARAKFDVVTGKQQKAPSNAPSYTRVFADALIQEAAGDPRICAVTAAMPDGTGLDLFAERYPSRCFDVGIAEQHGVTFCAGLAAGGMRPFCAMYSTFLQRGYDQVVHDVAIQRLPVRFAIDRAGLVGADGATHAGSYDIAYMANLPGMVVMAAADEAELKHMVATAAAHDSGPIAFRYPRGEGAGVEMPERGQVLEIGKGRMIRQGQGVALLSFGTRLSEVLKACEALEARGISPTVADARFAKPLDRNLILQLAAGHDALITIEEGAVGGFGSHVAQLLAEEGVFDRGLKYRSMVLPDIFIDQASPRAMYDVAALNAEHIEAKVLTVLGVETLGKRA
- a CDS encoding class I SAM-dependent DNA methyltransferase; protein product: MTRKPDLDSAYALDGPEDNRRLYAEWAETYDSDFAEAMAYRLPQAVAEGFVRTGGRGPVIDLGAGTGLCGAALAGLGIGPVDGTDLSPEMLARAGRRGCYARLFPGDLLDRLPVADGAYAGAVSSGTFTHGHVGPEALDEVLRVVRPGGWVVLSVNAAHWRARGFADAFAALADRIAGLGLPEVPIYDAGTGTHARDRAILATFRKA
- a CDS encoding HU family DNA-binding protein — protein: MAKPMTKTQLVAALAEKMDTDKKTANTALEALTDLITSEVSGGGAVTLPGVGKIYCRERPERMVRNPATGEQIKKEADKQVKMTIAKALKDSVNG
- a CDS encoding AMP nucleosidase; this translates as MQQNRTSDLDVVTPDPVAPEGFDAARPAVDRLCALYDQAVTFLRDRFLGAMAKGHPGVRYRAFYPEIRITTTTFAKVDSRLSFGHVAAPGTYAATVTRPRMFRHYLDQQIKLLLDNHGVSVQVGLSDTPMPVHFAVANFPDITVPQEGASDFILRDVFDVPDLTTTNDDIVNGVAQPAADGALPLAPFTAQRVDYSLARLAHYTATDPEHFQNHVLFTNYQFYVSEFEAYARAMLADEGSGYTSFVSTGNAEITQADAPLPDTPKMPQMPTYHLKRANGAGITLVNIGVGPSNAKTATDHIAVLRPHAWVMVGHCAGLRNSQSLGDFVLAHAYLREDRVLDDDLPVWVPIPALAEIQIALEQAVAVETQLAGYDLKRVMRTGTVASVDNRNWELREHSGPVQRLSQSRAIALDMESATIAANGFRFRVPYGTLLCVSDKPLHGELKLPGMASDFYKTQVARHLMIGIRAMENLREMPLERIHSRKLRSFEETAFL
- a CDS encoding imm11 family protein, which gives rise to MPFLLKVHTYKPDHIHWEDVWPRDRQTSDYAGLGKAHGKPPALTGPIPYRMRDGRLQPGGVLPDLVAGRWNSDLIVSRRVRALIEANDRVPHHFVPLDLTLLDGSVIDGQFFLFVAGDLTDGVVPEASNVTPKMIGGKPVYYTYPGDPDIAWRGDAIERRQIWVDRMLPRQIFISDTLEAAFRKAGMRAYDTCPSAVFAG
- a CDS encoding VOC family protein; the encoded protein is MDYETVSAAEFGAGLRGMGLNLLVRDVPAQVAMLAGVFGMKANRVSRDFAILRYGDAVFQLHGDGTYAANPYLALLPENPPRGAGAELRLYDSDPDAAAAVAEAHGMTVLQPPTDKPHGLREAYLLCPDGYAWVPSRPL